Proteins from a single region of Congzhengia minquanensis:
- the dnaJ gene encoding molecular chaperone DnaJ, producing the protein MADKRDFYEVLGVSKSATDDEIKKAYRKLAKQYHPDLNPGDKQAEQKFKEVSEAYEILSDKEKRSRYDQFGHAGVDPNFGAGGGAGGGFGGFGGFGGFDMGDIFGDIFGGGFSSRGTSRRGPQRGSNVSAQVTISFEEAAFGCEKEINIYRIENCPDCDGTGAKPGTETATCTVCGGTGQVRSTQRTILGNMQTVTTCSACGGKGTVVKDPCPKCAGKGKIKKGRKIKVKIPSGIDDGQTISLSGQGNVGESGAPSGDLYVAVNVRPSADFKRSGFDVSYDMTISFAEAALGATVEVPTLDGKVKYDIPEGTQPGTVFRFKGKGIPYLKRSGRGDQYVRVNIEVPKHLSKKQKDLLREFAGMAKPKSKGFFDK; encoded by the coding sequence GATGATGAAATTAAAAAAGCCTATAGAAAACTTGCAAAACAATATCATCCGGATTTAAACCCCGGGGATAAACAGGCCGAGCAAAAATTTAAAGAGGTCAGCGAAGCATATGAAATTTTGTCGGACAAAGAAAAGCGTTCCCGCTACGACCAGTTCGGCCACGCAGGGGTAGACCCCAACTTTGGCGCCGGAGGAGGCGCTGGCGGCGGCTTTGGAGGATTTGGCGGGTTCGGCGGCTTTGACATGGGCGACATATTCGGCGATATTTTTGGCGGCGGTTTTTCCTCCCGCGGTACATCCAGGCGCGGCCCGCAGCGCGGAAGCAATGTGTCTGCACAGGTAACTATTAGCTTTGAAGAGGCGGCGTTTGGCTGTGAAAAAGAAATTAATATTTACCGGATTGAAAATTGTCCCGACTGCGACGGAACGGGAGCAAAACCCGGTACTGAAACCGCAACCTGTACCGTGTGCGGCGGCACTGGCCAGGTTCGGTCCACACAGCGAACTATTTTAGGAAACATGCAGACAGTAACGACCTGTTCGGCCTGCGGCGGCAAGGGTACGGTAGTGAAAGATCCATGCCCGAAATGCGCCGGCAAGGGCAAAATTAAAAAGGGAAGAAAAATTAAAGTGAAAATTCCATCCGGAATTGATGACGGTCAGACAATTTCGTTAAGCGGCCAGGGCAATGTGGGCGAAAGCGGCGCGCCTAGCGGTGACCTGTATGTTGCTGTGAATGTTCGCCCCAGCGCTGATTTTAAACGTAGCGGTTTTGACGTGTCCTACGACATGACCATAAGCTTTGCAGAAGCGGCCTTGGGTGCAACTGTGGAAGTGCCCACGTTAGACGGTAAGGTGAAGTATGACATACCGGAGGGAACACAGCCGGGAACGGTTTTTCGGTTTAAGGGCAAGGGAATTCCATATCTGAAACGCTCAGGACGCGGCGACCAGTATGTCAGGGTGAACATTGAAGTGCCGAAACACCTTTCAAAGAAACAAAAGGACCTGCTCCGTGAATTTGCAGGAATGGCAAAGCCAAAATCGAAGGGATTTTTTGATAAATAA